Within the Zea mays cultivar B73 chromosome 10, Zm-B73-REFERENCE-NAM-5.0, whole genome shotgun sequence genome, the region AGCAAGATCCAGTTTTTTTTAAGAGAGAGTAAATTGCAAAGCAATACCTCAACCTTAGTTTTCTTGTACTGAAAAAAAAGAACATGTATCCTGAAATTTGCTCTCTTTTTAGAAATGCAGAACAAACAGATGACAACGGTTCCCAAAGTTGCAACAAActaaggtgctgtttggttcaaaaaATGTAACGCAAATGGTAATGGTTTGCGCTCGATTActggcggtaacaaatttgaatagtcTGGTATCAAATTTTAatgtggtatctgattacggttgaaataaaacaaacatgatttaacgttatctgttacccattacgttacaaatatgtgaaccaaacggcacctaaGTTCACTCGTCCACGGAGCAGAGTACCAGCACAAGCATCCCAACTTTCAACATTCGAAGCATTCAATATTCTGTTAACACCAACCATTTTGACTAGAAAAAACACCAGGTGGCACTTTCCACCAACGGATTCAACCATCGCAACCCCAACCGAGCGTAACCATCAGTCCAGCATTGAGCGGCAACACTTCTTCAGTTTCTGGAGCTCGGATGGTCCACTTCATCCCACCGCCAGATGGTGCCGTCTTCACCAGCTCCAAGGATTGTGCTAGATAAGGAAGGCATCGTCGCATTTTACCAATCCACCACAGAAACAGAAAAAagaaaatgcaccagcatatgacATGCAATCGAGAATTTCTCAAGCAGAACCAAGAAAAAAGCAAATGCTAGAATAGACAgtacaccaaattgagcatggatTAGAGTGAGGTACCTTCCATCGAAGGACACTGCAGTTTGTCTTATCGGCGATTTACACTGCTGATTATACAGCCTGAAAATGATGAAGCATTGGCATCCAGAAGCATGCGACGATACAAGTGGGAGACAAGAATAACTGAAACTCTTGCAGTGAAAAGTACCGAGCAATGAGGACAGGAGGGCTGGACTGTACTTCCCACACGTAGATTTTGCCTTCACGGTTGCCTGTTTGAAGTAGTTGATGGTGGGTATTAGAGCACTCAACTTTTCCTATATCTCTAAATATAATCAAACATACgaatttatttgctgatatctgaCACAGCAAATATTTGTATGGGGAAAAaagtcatatatatgtgtgcgtgtgtgtgtacGCACGCGTGCAGGTGGGTGGGGGTGCGCGTACGTGTGTGAAATTTTACAGAGCAAACAAAATCTTAAATAAAACTTCTACCAGAAACAATCCTGATGAGAGATATTACCTATCGCCAACTGATTGAAGTGAAAATCACATGAAAATTTGATAAACCAAATGTCACATTCTGGGACAGGATACTTCTGAAGGATATCGATGCTTCCCTATGAGGCAACAGAAAATCATATTACTTCAGTGGAACATATTTAATATTGGCAGCCAGTACCTTGAAATCTAAGGATCTGGAAATAGTTTACAACTGTGCGTAAATATATGGCATTATAATAGGAATACAATTCTGGGAAAGTTAAACTGAATTACCTCCCCAGGACTCTGTTCTTTTGTCTTCGGTTCCCAAAGCACAATTTCATTGTCAACACTCTGCAAATAGAATCTCCCCTCATTAAGCACTGAGAAAAAAGATTGAAAAAACTGAACACTTGCACGGTACAGCAATAGATGAACCAGACAGTGGCATGTCAAACCCACAAAAGAGTGACAACCGTGCTACAGAAATTTGTATCCATTTAAACGAATCAGAAATTTCACCTTTGATAGGATGAAGTCACCAAGCCATCTTGTACAATCAACATAGTTAGAGTGTACTGCAGCAATCAAGACCTGAAACAAAAGAAACAGGTCAGTCTGATGGCATGAGGATTAGACACCAACAGGACTTTGCAAGATAATGGATATAAGACAATTGTGAAAACATACTGGAAACTGGACATATTTTGTTGGAAACTTTGATGGAAGGTCAGTCCATGAATATGATTTGTCAACATATAGCCAAAATTCTGCGACAACATTGGTGAACTCAATGACACGCAACATGCAAATATGAAGCAACTTTGAAGTAGCTTTCTAACCTTTCATTGACCAGATTTTCACAGTGTTGTCCATGCCACAACTTGCAAAACGTTCAATATCACTAGGATGGAAGTCCTTAAGACAAAATAATGTATTCATCAGTACATTTATGACTAATGTAATCAAAGTACAAAAGCAGTAGCAGTCATTAGGTAGCCTTATTTTATCTCTGATGTAACGCTCAATAACAAATGGTAATATCAGGAGCTGAAAGAGTGCGCCATATTAAAGGCACCTTAACCTAGTAATGTTCTAAAAATAATGTCATAATAATGTTTTTTTTGAAGGGCACAATGTCATAATAGCAGGCACTACTTACAACACTCAATACTTCATTGCGATGACCTCCAGCTCCAGCAAATATCAAGATACAGATCCCTGTATGGACATTCCATAGCCTAACAGATTCATCCTATTAGATAATGCCATATGAAATGGTGTCAAAATTCAGAAAGATTATAAAAATAAAAAGGTACATGAACCTAAGAACAGACTATCGCATAACCTTGCTTGCAGAAATGATGAGCGAAGGCTTCAACGGTTGAGTTCTTATCTCATTTATTGAGTCGCCATGGCCAACAAAGCTCTGCAGAATCACGTAAACAGAGCTACCAAATAAGACACAGTGCGTGTCCTATCAAATGGTATAGGATAGTATTTATTGACATGCCACATGCCCAATCTCCTGGTCCTGGCTATGTATAAGCAAGGCAAAAATAGATACACCAAGTTGATTTGTTTTTACTACAACGGACATACTGAAGTAGTCAAAATTAACAATATTCTGTGAGCAAAAGGTACAGTTTGCTTATGGTATTAATGCGTAGCAAGCACCATTCCTTAACTAAAGCAAATCCAAAAGACCTTCTGGATCAGATATCATAAATAAAGTGATATATGTCAAATAAACAACTGAAATATTGAATTATGCAAATAAGGCTTCATTCAAGTTTACCATAGGAACACATACAAATATAAGGGTAGATTACCTTAGCTAACTTTTCTGTAGCACAATTGATGACCCGAATGATCCCATTGCTTCCTGCTGCCACCAGCAGTGGTGAGCCATCAACATGGTCACGAGCCCAGCTTAGAGTATAGAACGACTCATCCTTCTGAGGTAAATAGGCGTCACAAGAATTAGAGAAAGAATATTATCAATATTAAATCAGCAAGCAAAAGCATTGAGCATTGTCTTTCTTACATCCTCATCAACGTAAGCTTGTAGAAGAGCGAAACTACCATTCTCAAGGCAGCGGTAAGTTGTCACCTGCAAGATCAATAGGCAAGATAAGCGAAAAGCAGCATGGTCGTTACAAAGGACATTAAAAGATTATCTTATAATCATAGTCAAAGTAATATTGGTACTATCTGATCCCCCACACCTCACTATACTTTCCCAAGTGATACAGATTCTTTGTCAAAGGTTGCAGCTTTTCATCAAATGAACTAGCAAACTCCATGTTtcggcaaaacaaatcacaatagTCGGAACATTACAGACCTCAAGTCCCCAATAAAAACAACCGAATGCCTCAGCTTTagatcaaatttgaatcaaaagcgACCCGCTTCCTAAAACCGACCACCAAAATCACAAAAAAAAACAACGTAGTTTTACCTTGCCATTAATCAACAAGAACTCCCCAAACCTCAGTAAGAAACAAAAAAAGGACGACAAGAGAGAGCAGTCGATGGCTTACGCGGTTGCCGCCGACGGTGGCGAAGACGTCGTAGTAGCGCGCGTCCATGAAGTTGAACCCGATAGCATATAGCGGGCGCTTCCCCTCAGTGTGCTTGCCGCAGGGCTTGTACTCCCGCTTCCGGCTGGGCACGAGCGACCCCTCCGCCGCCtcgcacccgagcccctgccccgGGCCCAGCTTCGCCATGGCCGGCGGCAGCGGCAAGATTTCCGGTTCCGCCCGGTACTTCTCCCCCTCCTCAGTTGCTGCCCCCTCCTCTGCTACTTTCCCCTCCGCCTGATTCTCCTTGTTATGCACCGGCAGCGGCCTAGGCTTCGGGTTAGAGGCGGCAGCAACGGGGACACTGACCTCACGCGGCGACTTCTTCCGGCGTGGCTGGGCCGGCGCCGCGCTGTGAAGTTTAGGGATTTAACGCAGCACAGCAGAGATCAAATATAGGATTGGCAAATTGTAAGGACTTCCACACTTCAAATCGAATCTCAAATCTTGGCTAAAACAAAAGCTTGAATTTGCTGGAATTCAATTCTTCAGTCATTCTAGTGGTGTAGACCGTTACTAGTGTCGCGGGCTCGCGGCGGCCGGAGAGGCAATCGCGCGGCGCGACGGCGAGGGTTTTGTGGGTTTGGGCAAGCGTAGGAAAGGGGTCCGGGGGCAAAAGGATCTGTTCGAAGGAGAGgaattttgaagaaattttacacGAATGAGTTTATTTAAAGAAAAACATAGGAACAACAAAATGTCTGCGTTCCGATTTCCAAACATGCCTTTACCAGTTTTTCCTTATTTAATTTTCAGATTTGCTCCTTATAGAATTACAATACGTCAAAGTTTTAAGATTACATACCTTAAAGTAGAGACTTGGACTTAAGATGGAGTATGTGGAGACTTGGATCTAAACTGAGCATACATACCTTGAAGATCATTAGTCCATGATGGAGTAAGTGGTATAGGGGGAAGTAAAAAATGTGTGACATATTTATTTTCACAACAACAATAGGTGAACTAGACAAAAG harbors:
- the LOC542076 gene encoding polycomb group protein FIE2, with the translated sequence MAKLGPGQGLGCEAAEGSLVPSRKREYKPCGKHTEGKRPLYAIGFNFMDARYYDVFATVGGNRVTTYRCLENGSFALLQAYVDEDKDESFYTLSWARDHVDGSPLLVAAGSNGIIRVINCATEKLAKSFVGHGDSINEIRTQPLKPSLIISASKDESVRLWNVHTGICILIFAGAGGHRNEVLSVDFHPSDIERFASCGMDNTVKIWSMKEFWLYVDKSYSWTDLPSKFPTKYVQFPVLIAAVHSNYVDCTRWLGDFILSKSVDNEIVLWEPKTKEQSPGEGSIDILQKYPVPECDIWFIKFSCDFHFNQLAIGNREGKIYVWEVQSSPPVLIARLYNQQCKSPIRQTAVSFDGSTILGAGEDGTIWRWDEVDHPSSRN